A genome region from Bradyrhizobium commune includes the following:
- a CDS encoding ABC transporter ATP-binding protein — translation MSDLLSIDALRAGYGEAVVLPKMTLNLAEGQVLALLGRNGTGKTTLINSIVGVTRRFSGSVTLAGTDVTTLRPDQRARAGIGWVPQERNIFRSLTVEENMTAVAQPGPWTVEKVYEMFPRLKERRSNFGNQLSGGEQQMLAIGRALTLNPKVLLLDEPTEGLAPIIVEELLKAIGTITRAGGICSIIVEQNAQKILGLADRVVILERGTIVHDAPSAALKADPSVLERHLGVAGAAAH, via the coding sequence ATGTCTGACCTGCTTTCGATCGACGCCCTGCGCGCCGGTTATGGCGAGGCGGTGGTGCTGCCGAAGATGACGCTGAACCTGGCCGAAGGCCAGGTGCTGGCGCTGCTCGGACGCAACGGCACCGGAAAGACCACGCTGATCAATTCCATCGTCGGCGTCACCCGCCGCTTTTCCGGCAGTGTTACGCTCGCCGGCACGGATGTCACCACCTTGCGGCCCGACCAGAGGGCCCGCGCCGGTATCGGCTGGGTGCCGCAGGAGCGCAACATCTTCCGTTCGCTCACGGTGGAGGAGAACATGACCGCGGTAGCGCAGCCCGGCCCCTGGACGGTCGAGAAGGTCTACGAGATGTTTCCGCGGCTGAAGGAGCGGCGGAGCAATTTTGGCAACCAGCTCTCCGGCGGCGAGCAGCAGATGCTGGCCATCGGCCGGGCGCTGACGCTGAACCCAAAGGTGCTGCTGCTGGACGAGCCGACCGAGGGCCTCGCCCCCATCATCGTCGAGGAGCTGCTCAAGGCGATCGGGACCATCACCCGGGCAGGGGGGATCTGCTCGATCATCGTCGAGCAGAATGCCCAAAAGATTCTGGGGCTCGCCGACCGCGTTGTGATATTGGAGCGCGGAACGATCGTCCACGACGCCCCGAGCGCCGCGCTGAAGGCCGACCCGTCGGTCCTGGAGCGCCACCTCGGCGTCGCAGGGGCGGCGGCCCACTAG
- a CDS encoding cobalamin-independent methionine synthase II family protein: MQRTKAPFRADEVGSLLRPAKIKEARAKLEKGEIAADDLRKIEDMEIEKVVHKQASVGLKLATDGEFRRSWWHFDFLAKLTGCELFHPDAGIQFTGVQTRHDAVRVIDKLDFPDNHPMLDHFRFLKKYTDQAHVTAKMTIPSPAVLHFRGGRKAISKDVYPDLDAFYEDLGKTYRKAVKAFYDAGCRYLQFDDTVWAYLCSPDELQKARERGDTPDGLQQIYARIINYALAEKPADMVVTTHVCRGNFRSTWISSGGYEPVAETMLAGTNYDGYFLEYDSDRAGGFEPLRFLPKGNKVVVVGVITSKFGELEKKDDIKRRLEEAAKFAPLEQLALSPQCGFASTEEGNILSEEEQWAKLSLAVEIAKEVWGN; this comes from the coding sequence ATGCAGCGAACCAAAGCCCCCTTCCGCGCCGACGAGGTCGGCAGCCTCCTGCGCCCAGCCAAGATCAAGGAAGCCCGCGCCAAGCTCGAGAAGGGCGAGATCGCGGCCGACGATCTGCGCAAGATCGAGGACATGGAGATCGAGAAGGTCGTGCACAAGCAGGCCTCGGTCGGACTGAAGCTCGCGACCGACGGTGAATTCCGCCGCTCCTGGTGGCATTTCGACTTCCTGGCCAAGCTGACCGGGTGCGAGCTGTTTCACCCCGACGCCGGCATCCAGTTCACGGGCGTGCAGACCCGGCACGACGCGGTGCGCGTGATCGACAAGCTCGACTTCCCCGATAACCACCCGATGCTGGACCACTTCCGCTTCCTGAAGAAGTACACCGACCAGGCCCACGTCACCGCCAAGATGACGATTCCCTCGCCAGCGGTGCTGCACTTCCGCGGCGGCCGCAAGGCGATCTCCAAGGACGTCTATCCCGATCTCGACGCCTTCTATGAGGATCTCGGCAAGACCTATCGCAAGGCCGTGAAGGCTTTCTACGACGCCGGCTGCCGCTACCTCCAGTTCGACGACACCGTCTGGGCCTATCTCTGCTCGCCGGATGAGTTGCAGAAGGCGCGCGAGCGTGGCGACACTCCGGATGGTCTCCAACAGATCTATGCACGCATCATCAACTACGCGCTGGCCGAGAAGCCCGCCGACATGGTGGTGACGACGCATGTCTGCCGCGGCAATTTCCGCTCCACCTGGATTTCCTCGGGCGGTTACGAGCCGGTGGCGGAGACCATGCTCGCCGGCACCAATTACGATGGCTACTTCCTGGAATACGATAGTGACCGCGCCGGCGGCTTCGAGCCGCTGCGCTTCCTGCCCAAGGGCAACAAGGTCGTCGTGGTCGGCGTCATCACCTCGAAGTTCGGCGAGCTCGAGAAGAAGGACGACATCAAGCGCCGCCTCGAGGAAGCGGCCAAGTTCGCGCCGCTCGAGCAGCTCGCGCTGTCTCCACAATGCGGCTTCGCCTCGACCGAAGAGGGCAACATCCTCTCCGAAGAAGAGCAGTGGGCCAAGCTGAGCCTCGCCGTCGAGATCGCGAAGGAAGTGTGGGGCAACTGA
- a CDS encoding caspase family protein → MRRLIVALSLLAATLWSAPASAQARSQLGPLCTTDTTPADQMVDACTKIIALKVFKGEQLATVYFWRAVGWNKKGDYAKVIADTTEAIRLQPSQAVYNLRGSAYYDKGDYDIAIADFDDALKLGPPSGIIFHNRGNAWRGKGDYTKAIADYDMSIKADPRSAFSFQNRGIAKEALGDLDGALADINQAIRLDPTLPQPLINRTAIWRAKGDLDRAIADGSEAIRLAKEKPPVNIMTPPNSVLISGYTHRALAYEAKGDYGRARDDYKATLAIVASDAGSKANQATAKVRLSLVTDATAPIPRDAPSPTTQPTAPAAPQQTGGAPSPAPAVRGTRMALVIGNGGYARVKALPNPPNDAHAVARSLRDIGFTVSEGVDLDRAAMQKMTRDFLREAARAQVALVYYAGHGVQVDGRNYLIPVDVELKPGTGITEAMIDMDTIMAGLDDQVRTNILIFDACRNNPMAQRVAAAGTDRGIEGASGLATPSSLGAGATLGAGTLIAFATAPGQVALDGEGANSPFSAALSRHIGTPGLEVQQMLTRVRAEVVSTTKNKQVPRSNSSLLGEVYLAEK, encoded by the coding sequence ATGCGCCGCCTGATCGTCGCGCTCTCACTTCTCGCTGCAACCCTGTGGTCCGCGCCCGCCTCCGCGCAGGCGCGCAGCCAGCTCGGGCCGCTCTGCACCACCGACACCACGCCGGCGGACCAGATGGTCGACGCCTGCACCAAGATCATCGCCCTGAAGGTGTTCAAGGGCGAGCAGCTCGCGACCGTCTATTTCTGGCGCGCCGTGGGCTGGAACAAGAAGGGCGACTACGCCAAGGTCATCGCTGATACGACCGAAGCGATCCGGCTCCAGCCGAGCCAGGCGGTCTACAATCTCAGGGGATCGGCCTATTACGACAAGGGCGACTACGACATCGCGATCGCCGATTTCGACGACGCGCTCAAGCTCGGCCCACCCAGCGGCATCATCTTCCACAACCGCGGCAATGCCTGGCGCGGCAAGGGCGACTACACCAAGGCGATCGCCGATTACGACATGTCGATCAAGGCCGATCCGAGATCGGCGTTCTCGTTCCAGAACCGCGGCATCGCGAAGGAGGCGCTCGGCGACCTCGATGGCGCACTGGCCGACATCAACCAGGCGATCCGGCTCGATCCGACGCTGCCACAGCCGTTGATCAATCGCACCGCGATCTGGCGCGCGAAGGGCGATCTCGACCGCGCCATTGCCGACGGCAGCGAGGCGATCCGGCTCGCCAAGGAGAAGCCGCCGGTCAACATCATGACGCCGCCGAACAGCGTGCTGATCTCCGGCTACACCCATCGCGCGCTGGCCTATGAGGCCAAGGGCGACTACGGCCGCGCGCGCGATGACTACAAGGCGACGCTTGCGATCGTCGCATCAGATGCCGGCAGCAAGGCCAACCAGGCCACCGCAAAAGTGCGCCTGTCGCTGGTGACGGATGCAACCGCGCCGATCCCGCGCGATGCGCCGTCGCCGACGACGCAGCCGACAGCACCCGCTGCCCCGCAGCAGACCGGGGGCGCGCCCTCGCCTGCCCCGGCCGTCCGCGGCACACGGATGGCACTGGTCATCGGCAACGGCGGCTATGCGCGTGTGAAGGCGCTGCCCAATCCGCCCAATGATGCGCACGCGGTTGCAAGGAGCCTGCGCGACATCGGCTTCACCGTGTCGGAGGGCGTCGATCTCGACCGCGCAGCGATGCAGAAGATGACGCGCGACTTCCTGCGCGAGGCAGCGCGGGCGCAGGTCGCCTTGGTCTATTATGCCGGCCACGGCGTGCAGGTCGACGGCCGCAACTATCTCATTCCCGTCGATGTCGAGCTCAAGCCGGGCACTGGCATAACCGAGGCGATGATCGACATGGACACGATCATGGCCGGCCTCGACGACCAGGTCCGCACCAACATTTTGATCTTCGATGCCTGCCGCAACAATCCGATGGCACAGCGGGTCGCAGCCGCCGGCACCGATCGCGGCATCGAGGGCGCCTCAGGCCTCGCCACGCCATCGAGCCTCGGCGCCGGCGCGACATTAGGGGCCGGCACGCTGATCGCGTTCGCGACTGCGCCCGGCCAGGTCGCGCTCGACGGCGAAGGCGCCAATTCGCCATTCTCCGCCGCGCTCTCCCGCCATATCGGCACGCCGGGGCTGGAGGTGCAGCAGATGCTGACGCGGGTGCGTGCAGAAGTGGTCTCGACCACGAAGAACAAGCAGGTGCCGCGGTCGAACTCGTCGCTGCTGGGCGAGGTTTATCTGGCGGAGAAGTGA
- the metK gene encoding methionine adenosyltransferase: MRASYLFTSESVSEGHPDKVCDRISDEIVDLFYREGPKAGIDPWAIRAACETLATTNKVVIAGETRGPASVTNEQIEGVVRNAIKDIGYEQDGFHWKTCDIEILLHPQSADIAQGVDALQPGEVKEEGAGDQGIMFGYATNETPDLMPAPIFYAHKILRLISEARHSGKEKVLGPDSKSQVTVQYENGKPVGVREIVVSHQHLVEDISSKQIRDIVEPYVRDALPKDWITPKTIWHINPTGKFYIGGPDGDSGLTGRKIIVDTYGGAAPHGGGAFSGKDPTKVDRSAAYAARYVAKNIVAAGLADRCTLQLAYAIGVARPLSIYIDTHGTGKVSEDQLEKAAAKAMDLTPRGIRSHLDLNRPIYARTSAYGHFGRTPDNEGGFSWEKTDLVEPLKRAL, encoded by the coding sequence ATGCGCGCGTCATATCTTTTCACCAGCGAGTCCGTGTCCGAAGGGCATCCCGACAAGGTCTGCGACCGGATCTCCGATGAAATCGTCGATCTGTTCTACCGCGAGGGGCCGAAAGCCGGCATCGATCCGTGGGCTATCCGCGCCGCCTGCGAGACGCTCGCGACCACCAACAAGGTGGTGATCGCAGGCGAAACCCGCGGCCCTGCGTCCGTCACCAACGAGCAGATCGAGGGTGTGGTCCGCAACGCGATCAAGGACATCGGCTACGAGCAGGACGGCTTCCACTGGAAGACCTGCGACATCGAGATCCTGCTGCATCCGCAGTCGGCCGACATCGCCCAGGGCGTTGACGCTCTCCAGCCGGGTGAGGTCAAGGAAGAAGGCGCGGGCGACCAGGGCATCATGTTCGGCTACGCCACCAACGAGACGCCCGACCTGATGCCGGCGCCGATCTTCTACGCCCACAAGATCCTGCGCCTGATCTCGGAAGCCCGTCACTCCGGCAAGGAGAAGGTGCTCGGTCCGGACTCCAAGAGCCAGGTCACCGTGCAGTACGAGAACGGCAAGCCGGTCGGCGTGCGCGAGATCGTGGTGTCGCACCAGCATCTGGTCGAGGACATCTCGTCCAAGCAGATCCGCGACATCGTCGAGCCCTATGTGCGCGATGCGCTGCCGAAGGACTGGATCACGCCGAAGACGATCTGGCACATCAATCCGACCGGCAAGTTCTACATCGGCGGTCCCGACGGCGACTCCGGCCTGACCGGCCGCAAGATCATCGTCGACACCTATGGTGGCGCGGCCCCGCATGGTGGCGGCGCGTTCTCCGGCAAGGATCCGACCAAGGTCGACCGTTCGGCTGCTTATGCTGCGCGCTACGTCGCCAAGAACATCGTCGCCGCCGGCCTCGCCGACCGCTGCACGCTTCAGCTCGCCTACGCCATCGGCGTGGCGCGTCCGCTGTCGATCTACATCGACACCCACGGCACCGGTAAGGTGTCGGAGGACCAGCTCGAGAAGGCTGCGGCCAAGGCGATGGACCTGACCCCGCGCGGCATCCGCAGCCATCTCGATCTCAACCGCCCGATCTACGCGCGGACCTCGGCCTACGGACATTTCGGCCGCACGCCCGACAATGAGGGCGGCTTCTCCTGGGAGAAGACCGATCTGGTCGAGCCGCTCAAGCGCGCGCTCTAA
- the ahcY gene encoding adenosylhomocysteinase, translating into MNAKPGFTDYIVKDISLADFGRKELSLAETEMPGLMATREEFGPKQPLKGARIAGSLHMTIQTGVLIETLAALGADIRWVSCNIYSTQDHAAAAIAAAGIPVFAVKGETLKDYWDYTAKLFDWHGGGHPNMILDDGGDATMYVHLGLRAENGDTAFLDKPGSEEEEVFFALLKKQLKEKPKGYFAEIAKSIKGVSEETTTGVHRLYDMQKAGTLLWPAINVNDSVTKSKFDNLYGCRESLVDGIRRGTDVMMSGKVAMVAGFGDVGKGSAASLRQAGCRVMVSEVDPICALQAAMEGYEVVTMEDAAPRADIFVTATGNKDIITIEHMRAMKDRAIVCNIGHFDNEIQIAGLRNLKWTNIKPQVDEIEFPDKHRIIMLSEGRLVNLGNAMGHPSFVMSASFTNQTLAQIELFANNKDGKYKKEVYVLPKTLDEKVARLHLAKIGVKLTELRKDQADYIGVKQEGPYKSDHYRY; encoded by the coding sequence ATGAACGCGAAGCCCGGCTTCACCGATTATATCGTCAAGGACATCTCGCTCGCCGATTTCGGCCGCAAGGAACTCTCGCTGGCCGAGACCGAGATGCCCGGCCTGATGGCCACCCGCGAGGAGTTCGGCCCGAAGCAGCCGCTGAAGGGCGCGCGTATCGCCGGCTCGCTGCACATGACGATCCAGACCGGCGTGCTGATCGAGACGCTGGCAGCGCTCGGCGCCGACATTCGCTGGGTCTCCTGCAACATCTATTCGACGCAGGACCACGCCGCCGCTGCAATCGCCGCTGCCGGCATCCCCGTCTTCGCCGTCAAGGGCGAGACGCTGAAGGACTATTGGGACTACACCGCCAAGCTGTTCGACTGGCACGGCGGCGGTCACCCGAACATGATCCTCGACGACGGCGGCGACGCCACCATGTACGTCCATCTTGGTCTGCGCGCCGAAAACGGCGACACCGCCTTCCTCGACAAGCCCGGCTCCGAAGAAGAGGAAGTCTTCTTCGCGCTCTTGAAGAAGCAGCTCAAGGAAAAGCCGAAGGGCTACTTCGCCGAGATCGCCAAGAGCATCAAGGGCGTTTCCGAAGAGACCACCACGGGCGTGCATCGTCTCTATGACATGCAGAAGGCCGGCACGCTGCTGTGGCCTGCCATCAACGTCAACGACAGCGTCACCAAGTCGAAGTTCGACAACCTCTATGGCTGCCGTGAATCGCTGGTCGACGGCATCCGCCGCGGCACCGACGTGATGATGTCGGGCAAGGTCGCGATGGTCGCCGGCTTCGGCGACGTCGGCAAGGGCTCGGCCGCCTCGCTGCGCCAGGCCGGCTGCCGCGTCATGGTGTCGGAAGTCGATCCGATCTGCGCGCTGCAGGCGGCGATGGAAGGCTACGAAGTCGTGACCATGGAAGATGCCGCGCCCCGCGCCGACATCTTCGTCACCGCGACCGGCAACAAGGACATCATCACCATCGAGCACATGCGCGCGATGAAGGATCGCGCCATCGTCTGCAACATCGGCCACTTCGACAACGAGATCCAGATCGCGGGTCTGCGTAACCTGAAGTGGACCAACATCAAGCCGCAGGTCGACGAGATCGAATTCCCGGACAAGCACCGCATCATCATGCTGTCTGAGGGGCGCCTCGTGAACCTCGGCAACGCGATGGGCCACCCGTCCTTCGTGATGTCGGCCTCCTTCACCAACCAGACGCTGGCGCAGATCGAGCTGTTCGCCAACAACAAGGACGGCAAGTACAAGAAGGAAGTCTACGTGCTGCCGAAGACCCTCGACGAGAAGGTCGCGCGCCTACACCTCGCCAAGATCGGCGTCAAACTCACCGAGCTGCGCAAGGACCAGGCCGACTATATCGGCGTGAAGCAGGAAGGACCGTATAAGTCGGACCATTACCGCTACTGA
- a CDS encoding metallophosphoesterase, producing MGIRWLHISDIHECDREGHFRKGMYAEVVKEVERQAPPDVVFLTGDMSFSGAEKEYRSLEESFVVPLRNALPLGCPIFTVPGNHDVARERGGKPRLWIGDADEAKAFQSIDARGAAKRKDVLLPRFSAYAAFDRRVSAWGSDWLESEAGAVWWCKEINGVRIAVAGVNTAWLCQDNNDWGKLTPGRYMLEKAIDEALKSRPEVTFVLGHHPLESLGVEGEPSDGLRIKERLKQANVLYLHGHLHASGSDRIGDALRNALTIQAPSAFQAHDDARWRNGLMWGEADVATGHVIIEPRLWDEDKREYKWDVHSGYEADRARDRDGFILRVPSRAMPAAADHAGEAARPNADLVPQGWEIVDRDVLANYRASPPPMAAMIQFFDGFLPHWRLVLASTSTGRVQPRAVVERLANRFRAAYEGARKPLVVLLAGAGGEGKSTAVLHAAAVLVEETHQNWTCLRRQATNAKLSEDLLLKLPTIPEHAWVVVIDDADNISASILAAVKRVAARTDVHLLLAARDVDWQLKRVVPRLWQPVADFHTEPLAGLDRDDAMRIVSGWFAWGDEAMGRLKGRSEEDAATALLGHARDHATRQEDGELLGALLVTRQGEDMRAHVRTLVNGLGRGLVFKSHSLRDIYAMVAAMHAENQLYLSRSVLAFAVGRNIDELEQRALLPLRREAMLDSGDTYLLTRHRRIAEAACAVMREDGDNIDRWFPALAGAALRDFKMNYTRDPAIQEWCTSLSDHFVAKGDRWWSLARAIAKALHEADPNDAHRVTTYSSVLRRTGQAKEAMAVLKLNGKRLQNDRAGLYEWATTAGAAGDHGLGVWLCGRSLADGTILSSLQCKLSLAGLGIAFRELFAASQEKAFAAAQAACGQIGLRMPELNSSDRKYFEVHVADGRRNGVAEFSLVQAIDIIRKAVILGADEVEPDNEPMLFERLIGEPDSYGYAALRRMAGET from the coding sequence GTGGGCATTCGCTGGCTTCACATATCGGACATTCACGAATGCGATCGTGAAGGACATTTCCGGAAGGGGATGTACGCCGAAGTGGTCAAGGAAGTGGAGCGTCAGGCGCCTCCGGACGTCGTCTTCCTCACGGGCGACATGTCGTTCAGTGGTGCAGAGAAGGAATATCGCAGCCTGGAGGAATCGTTCGTCGTTCCCTTGAGGAACGCTCTTCCGCTCGGTTGCCCTATCTTCACGGTCCCGGGAAATCATGACGTTGCTCGCGAACGCGGCGGCAAGCCGCGATTATGGATTGGCGATGCAGACGAGGCGAAGGCGTTCCAATCCATCGACGCCAGGGGGGCTGCGAAGAGGAAGGATGTGCTCTTGCCGCGCTTTTCGGCCTATGCCGCATTCGATCGTCGCGTTTCCGCTTGGGGCTCGGACTGGCTTGAATCGGAGGCTGGCGCAGTCTGGTGGTGCAAGGAGATCAACGGAGTCAGGATCGCGGTGGCCGGCGTCAATACGGCCTGGCTGTGCCAGGACAACAACGATTGGGGGAAGTTGACGCCCGGCCGCTACATGCTCGAAAAGGCCATTGATGAGGCGTTGAAGAGCCGACCCGAGGTGACGTTCGTATTGGGGCATCACCCGCTGGAATCGCTCGGTGTCGAGGGCGAGCCGAGCGACGGTCTGCGTATCAAGGAGCGGCTGAAGCAGGCAAATGTTCTCTATCTCCATGGTCATTTGCACGCCAGCGGAAGCGATCGTATCGGCGACGCCTTGCGCAACGCCCTGACGATCCAAGCACCTTCGGCTTTCCAGGCGCACGACGACGCGCGCTGGCGAAACGGATTGATGTGGGGTGAAGCAGACGTCGCCACCGGCCATGTCATCATTGAGCCCAGGCTGTGGGATGAGGACAAGCGCGAGTACAAATGGGACGTCCACAGCGGTTACGAGGCCGACCGGGCACGGGACCGCGATGGCTTCATCCTTCGAGTTCCGAGCCGGGCGATGCCGGCCGCAGCGGATCACGCGGGCGAAGCCGCGAGGCCGAATGCCGACCTTGTGCCGCAGGGGTGGGAGATTGTCGACCGTGACGTGTTGGCAAACTATCGGGCGAGCCCGCCGCCGATGGCCGCGATGATTCAGTTCTTCGACGGCTTTTTGCCGCATTGGCGGTTGGTGTTGGCGTCGACGTCGACTGGCCGCGTCCAGCCACGAGCGGTGGTCGAGCGACTGGCGAACCGGTTTCGTGCCGCTTACGAGGGAGCACGCAAACCCTTGGTCGTGCTGCTAGCGGGGGCTGGCGGTGAAGGCAAATCTACGGCGGTGCTCCACGCCGCCGCAGTGCTAGTCGAAGAAACTCACCAGAATTGGACCTGTCTCCGTCGCCAGGCGACAAACGCGAAACTGTCCGAAGATCTTCTCCTGAAATTGCCAACGATACCGGAGCATGCGTGGGTTGTCGTCATTGACGACGCCGACAATATCAGTGCCAGCATCCTTGCTGCGGTAAAAAGAGTTGCTGCGCGTACGGATGTACATCTGCTGTTGGCCGCGCGCGACGTCGATTGGCAGCTCAAGCGCGTTGTTCCGCGTTTGTGGCAGCCCGTGGCCGACTTTCACACTGAGCCCTTGGCGGGTCTTGATCGGGATGACGCCATGCGGATCGTCTCTGGCTGGTTCGCTTGGGGCGACGAAGCGATGGGAAGGCTGAAAGGCCGAAGCGAGGAGGATGCCGCTACTGCGTTGCTGGGCCACGCACGCGACCATGCTACGCGGCAAGAGGATGGAGAACTGTTGGGTGCGCTGCTGGTCACCCGGCAAGGTGAAGACATGCGCGCCCACGTCCGGACGTTGGTTAATGGCCTTGGTCGAGGCCTCGTATTTAAGAGCCACAGCTTGCGCGACATCTACGCCATGGTGGCGGCGATGCATGCCGAAAACCAGCTCTACCTGTCTCGCTCGGTGCTGGCCTTCGCGGTTGGTCGCAATATCGACGAATTGGAGCAGAGGGCGCTGCTCCCATTGCGGCGCGAAGCCATGCTTGACTCGGGGGATACATACCTCCTCACGCGCCATCGTCGCATTGCGGAGGCGGCTTGCGCGGTGATGCGTGAGGATGGGGACAATATTGATCGATGGTTTCCCGCGCTGGCGGGCGCGGCTCTTCGCGATTTTAAGATGAACTATACGCGCGACCCAGCCATCCAAGAATGGTGCACGAGCTTGAGCGATCACTTTGTTGCAAAAGGTGATCGCTGGTGGTCGCTAGCCCGGGCAATTGCAAAGGCCCTCCACGAGGCTGATCCGAACGACGCCCACCGCGTCACGACTTATTCGTCCGTTCTCCGTCGGACCGGACAAGCGAAGGAGGCGATGGCCGTATTGAAATTGAATGGCAAGCGCCTGCAAAATGACCGTGCCGGACTCTACGAATGGGCGACTACAGCCGGCGCGGCAGGCGATCATGGTCTTGGAGTATGGCTGTGCGGGCGATCGTTGGCCGATGGTACAATTCTAAGTTCGTTGCAATGCAAGCTCTCTCTCGCTGGCCTCGGCATTGCATTTCGTGAGCTGTTTGCAGCTTCGCAAGAAAAAGCGTTCGCCGCAGCCCAAGCCGCGTGCGGACAAATAGGCCTTCGAATGCCCGAACTCAACTCATCCGATCGGAAGTATTTCGAGGTTCATGTCGCTGATGGGCGCCGCAACGGCGTCGCGGAGTTTTCGTTGGTGCAGGCGATCGACATTATCAGAAAGGCAGTGATTCTTGGGGCCGACGAAGTCGAGCCGGACAACGAGCCAATGCTATTCGAACGACTGATTGGCGAGCCGGATAGCTACGGATACGCTGCACTGCGCCGGATGGCCGGCGAGACCTGA
- a CDS encoding nuclear transport factor 2 family protein, giving the protein MSSEANVRLLTEAYRLWNDSKGQSVDHWFDSVIGPQISFGSIPRGAEPVAFATQYDDRTKLRGYFDGLLADWAMQYYTINEYVAQGDAVFARGTCAWINKRTGKVAETPKVDFWRFKDGKAVEFYEYFDTACVVAAATP; this is encoded by the coding sequence ATGTCCAGCGAAGCCAACGTTCGGTTGCTGACGGAAGCCTATCGCCTGTGGAATGACAGCAAGGGTCAAAGCGTCGACCACTGGTTCGACAGCGTCATCGGTCCGCAGATCAGCTTCGGATCCATACCGCGCGGCGCCGAGCCGGTGGCATTCGCCACTCAGTACGACGACCGCACCAAGCTTCGCGGCTATTTCGACGGTCTGCTGGCGGATTGGGCCATGCAGTACTACACGATCAACGAGTACGTTGCGCAGGGCGATGCCGTGTTTGCGCGCGGTACATGTGCCTGGATCAACAAGCGGACCGGAAAGGTCGCGGAGACTCCGAAGGTCGACTTCTGGCGCTTCAAGGACGGCAAGGCGGTCGAGTTCTACGAATATTTCGACACCGCTTGTGTCGTCGCCGCCGCCACCCCTTGA
- a CDS encoding flavin-containing monooxygenase: MTEAKEHFDVLIVGAGLSGIGAGYHLQTKCPTKSYVILEGRDCIGGTWDLFRYPGIRSDSDMFTLGYSFKPWTDPKAIADGPQILDYVRETAAENGIEKHIRFRHRVKRAAWSTGEARWTIEAERIAGEGASELVRFTCNFLFMCPGYYKYEAGYTPEFLGTADFAGRIVHPQKWTEDIDYAGKRVVVIGSGATAVTLVPELAKKAAQVTMLQRSPTYVVSRPAQDPVANKLRRNLPSQLAYHLIRWRNVMWGMFFFQLSRRKPAKVKNLILTGVRAALGPDYDIATHFTPRYNPWDQRLCLVPDGDLFKAIREQRAAVVTNEIDTFTRDGIRLKDGSELPADIIVTATGLVLQVVGGLEVSVDGRAVDFANTLTYKGMMYADVPNMASAFGYTNASWTLKCDLTCEYVCRLINYMDRHNFRQCMPHNDDPTITAQPSLDFTSGYVRRSVAKMPKQGSKQPWRLYQNYALDIVTLRFGKIDDGVMQYS; the protein is encoded by the coding sequence ATGACAGAAGCCAAAGAACATTTCGACGTCCTCATCGTCGGCGCCGGCCTGTCAGGCATCGGTGCGGGCTATCATCTTCAGACCAAGTGCCCGACCAAAAGCTACGTCATTCTGGAGGGCCGCGACTGCATCGGCGGTACCTGGGACCTGTTCCGCTATCCCGGCATCCGTTCGGACAGCGACATGTTCACGCTCGGCTATTCGTTCAAGCCGTGGACCGACCCGAAGGCGATCGCCGATGGGCCGCAGATCCTGGACTATGTGCGCGAGACGGCAGCCGAGAACGGCATCGAGAAACACATCCGCTTCCGCCATCGCGTCAAGCGTGCAGCGTGGTCGACGGGTGAAGCACGCTGGACCATCGAGGCTGAACGCATCGCGGGCGAAGGTGCGAGTGAGCTCGTGCGCTTCACCTGCAATTTCTTGTTCATGTGCCCGGGCTATTACAAATACGAGGCGGGCTACACGCCGGAGTTTTTGGGCACGGCGGATTTCGCCGGCCGCATCGTTCATCCGCAGAAATGGACCGAGGACATCGATTATGCGGGCAAGCGCGTCGTCGTGATCGGCTCGGGCGCGACCGCGGTGACGCTGGTGCCGGAGCTCGCCAAGAAGGCCGCTCAGGTCACCATGCTCCAGCGCTCGCCGACCTACGTGGTGTCGCGTCCGGCGCAGGACCCCGTCGCCAACAAATTGCGCCGCAATTTGCCGTCGCAGCTCGCCTATCACCTGATCCGCTGGCGCAACGTGATGTGGGGGATGTTCTTCTTCCAGCTCAGCAGGCGCAAGCCGGCGAAGGTGAAGAACCTGATCCTGACGGGCGTGAGAGCCGCGCTCGGCCCGGACTACGACATCGCCACCCATTTCACCCCGCGCTACAATCCTTGGGACCAGCGGCTGTGTCTGGTGCCGGACGGCGATTTGTTCAAGGCGATCCGCGAGCAGCGCGCTGCCGTCGTCACCAACGAGATCGACACTTTTACGCGCGACGGCATTCGCCTGAAGGACGGCAGCGAGCTTCCCGCCGACATCATCGTGACGGCGACCGGGCTGGTTCTCCAGGTCGTCGGGGGCCTCGAGGTCAGCGTCGACGGCCGCGCCGTCGATTTCGCCAACACGCTGACCTACAAGGGCATGATGTATGCCGACGTGCCGAACATGGCCTCGGCCTTCGGCTACACCAACGCGTCCTGGACGCTGAAATGCGATCTCACCTGCGAATACGTCTGCCGGCTCATCAACTACATGGACCGGCACAATTTCCGCCAGTGCATGCCGCACAATGACGACCCGACCATTACCGCGCAGCCGTCGCTCGATTTCACCTCGGGCTATGTGCGGCGCTCGGTGGCGAAGATGCCGAAACAGGGGTCGAAGCAGCCGTGGCGGCTCTACCAGAACTATGCGCTGGACATCGTCACCCTGCGCTTTGGCAAGATCGACGACGGCGTGATGCAGTATTCCTGA